From the Shewanella amazonensis SB2B genome, one window contains:
- a CDS encoding MbcA/ParS/Xre antitoxin family protein, translated as MSAIAKPTASGVLFKAFTNACQALELTNAEASHIIGVNPSTLSRNAANGFKPESKQGELQLQLVRLYRSLYALAGGQQDFMRHWLNSPNHALGGTPRELVKSVVGLVSVNQYLDAMRGKV; from the coding sequence ATGTCTGCTATCGCCAAACCCACAGCATCCGGGGTCTTGTTCAAGGCCTTTACCAATGCCTGTCAGGCGCTGGAACTGACCAACGCCGAGGCGAGTCATATCATAGGGGTCAATCCCAGTACCCTGAGTCGCAATGCTGCCAATGGCTTTAAACCCGAGTCAAAGCAGGGGGAGCTGCAGTTGCAGCTGGTGCGTTTGTATCGCTCGCTGTACGCCCTCGCGGGTGGACAGCAGGACTTTATGCGCCATTGGCTCAACAGCCCCAATCATGCACTTGGGGGTACACCCCGGGAGCTGGTCAAGTCTGTGGTGGGCCTGGTCAGTGTGAATCAATACCTCGATGCCATGCGTGGCAAGGTGTAA